In Microbulbifer agarilyticus, the DNA window TCCCGCGCTTGTCATTGCTGAATTCTTGCGCCACCTGCTTGATATTTTCCACCTTGCGCATAATCTCGCCGGCGGTTTTGAGGATGGCTTCCCCTGCGGGGGTGACACGAGTAAGGTGCTTGCCGCTACGCGCAAAGATCTCTACACCGAGTTCGTCCTCGAGCAGGCGTATCTGTTTACTGATGCCTGGCTGGGAAGTAAACAGACTTTGCGCGGTTGCCGACACGTTGAGGTCGTGGTGTGCTACCTCCCAGATATATCGCAACTGCTGCAGCTTCATAGCCTCTCTCCCTGACTGCCCTTTCGGTTCCCGACGCTATCCGATCAACGGCAATGTGATCTTTTTTACGCCAGAAAATGGTTATAAAAACTGTGCAACTATATGCGCGAAAAGCATAGCAGTGAAAGTGATGTGGAGCCAACTAATCGTGATAAGGCCAAGCCAAAACTGAACAATTGGTTACGAAAAGTGACCGAAGGCGTACCAAATACGTGTGGATTCGGGGCAATTAGGGAGAGAGAGGTGTCGCCTGACGCGCTATTTTCCCTGATTAGCAATGCCATGCGGCACGTGCCCAGTGGCGACATGGGCACTGGCGGACGCACAATGAACCGGCTGATCGTCGAAAAATACGTCAGCACCAAATGCCCGCAGAAACTCGCCCTTGGGAAGCCCACCCAGGAACATGGACTCATCAATACGAATATTCCAGGCACGCAGCGTACGAATCACCCGCTCGTGTGCCGGCGCGGAACGCGCTGTAACCAGCGCCGTCCGGATTGGACAATCCTCAGGATCGAATTCGGCCTGCAGCTGCTGCAGTGTCTCGAGGAAGCCTTTGAATGGACCACCCTGTAAGGGTTTCTTCGCAGACGCACGTTCCGCACTGGTGAATGCATCGAGGCCATCACGCTTAAAGATCTGCTCTGCCTCGTCGGAAAACAATACCGCGTCGCCATCAAAGGCAAAGCGCAGTACTTCATCACCGCGTTCGCGTGCCCCACCCGGTATTAATGTCGCAGCGGCTACGCCCTGCTCCAGCGCTCTGCGCACATCCTCACCATCGGTCGAGAGAAACAGGTGGCAGCCGAACGGAGATATATAGCGATAGGGACTGCCGCCGTTACAAAATGCGGCGCGACTAATGTTTAACCCATAGTGTTCAATTGAATTAAACACGCGGAGCCCTGTATCCGCGCTATTGCGGGAAAGCAGTATGACCTCAACCCTGGGCTCACCGGGCAGCCGCTCATTGATTTGCAGGAATTTTTCCACGAGGGAAAACGCCTCGCCTTTCGGCAAAATATCGTTCTCTCGTTCCACCTGATAGGCAGAGAAGGCCTCGACCCCCTGCTCTTCAAAAATCTGATGGCTTTCGCGCAGGTCAAACAACACCCGCGAAGAAATCGCAATGATCAAGCGATTGGGATGGGGCTTACCTGTCGGGTACTGAGTGTTGGTCATTGGAAACCCTCACGGAGCCTCAATGTCGTCGAGGCCGGATGGCCGCTCATCATTACGGTGCGGTTCGAGCAGCACCATCAACATATTGAGTAAGTCTTCGCGGGTCCGCTCCGAGCGGACACCGGCCTGATTCACCACAACAAGTAACATGGCGTGGCAGGTTTCCAGGGTGGCACGTGCCAGGCGGTTGGATTCATTGGGCGGGCAGGTAAAACCGAGACGGTCAAACATGCGCATTAGATGATTAATCACCAGCTCATCGTGACGTTCGTCCAGCTCGTGTAGTTCTGGTACCCCCCACATGGCTTGAACCAACGGCAACAAACCGCGCTGTTCACGATACACCGATAGCCAGCGGGACAAGAGTTCGTCGAGAAATTCGCGCAGGCTGAGACGTTCGAGGTGGCTTGCGGCAAGTTCGTTCAGACGCTCAGTGAGGCTGGCCAGCCACTGCTCCCCCATCGCATAGAGGATCGCATGCTTGTTGGGAAAGTAGTGATACACGGAGCCAACGGAAACACCGAGCTCTTTGGCGATCAGGATGGTAGTGAGGTCGTTCAGACCAACCCGCTCGAGTAAATAGCCGGTGGTGTCCAGGATCTGACGGGCGCGCTCGCGTGCCCTCGCCTGGACGGGTTCTCGACGCGGTGACAACTGGTTTCTACGGCGTTGATTGTCTGAGCTGGACACTTCCATCTTCCCTACAGCTGAATTTGCTTTGTAACACAATTAGACAAACCACTCACCAAAAAAAAAGGCCGGCATTACTGCCGACCTTTTATTCCCATCCTGTGAGACGCGAATGGAATCGATTAGAAACGGTAGTTCACATTCACACCTGCAACACGACCGCGTGAGGGATCGGTCATAGTCGCGGGCAGATTGTAATCCGCTTCTGCGTAGCCCCAGTGGTAGTACTCTTCGCCAGTCAGATTTTCCACGTAGATACCAGCGCTCAGATTTTCGCTCGGCGCAGTGATGGTGGCACGCACATTGAAAATGCTGCGGCTATCCAGTTTCACTTCTTCGGTGTTATCGAGGTTAGAGAACTGCTCAGCGGTGTAGTTGTACTCACCAGTCAGCGCCAGGGAACCGAAGCCCAGGTCGGTGGTGTAGGTCAGCATGGTTGCAGAAGAGAACTCCGGAGAAAACGCCATCTTATTACCGTCACAGCCTTCACACAGCTCTTCTGGAGCGCCACGGAAATCAGTGTTTAGCCAGGCCATGCCCATGTACAGGTCGAGGTTGTCGGTCAGCAGCCAACGAGCGTCAACTTCGAGACCCTGACCTTCGCTCTCACCCACATTACGGGTAACCGCTGCCGCACCAATGAAGAATGCCTGCTGCAGGTTGTCATAGGTGTACTGGAACGCTGCTGCGTTCAGGTGCAAGCGGTTGTCCAACAAGCGCGCTTTAACACCAAGCTCATAGGAAAGAACCTGCTCTTCGTCGAAGCCATTCGGCTCGGCATTGGAGCTATCGACAGTCCACTCGTACTCTTCGAGCCACGCATCTTGATCTTGGGCAAAGGCCGGGTCGGTTACGCGGTACGTCAGGTAGTCAAAACCACCGGACTTGTACCCAGTCGCAACGCTTGCGTAGCCAGTAACAGAGTCAGAGAAGTCGTGATTCAGAGTTGCTCGACCGGACAGGTTGGTCCAGGTGTCGTCGCCAGTGATCGGGCCTTCTGTGAACATTGCCTGATAGTTCCAACCACCGGTCCAGGTGTCAGGCCACGGGGAATCTACGGTGTAGATCTTGCGGTCTGAGGTGTAACGAATACCTAGTCCCAGGCTAGTTGCCTCGGTCAGATCGAAGGTGGTGTTGGCGAAGATGCCCCAGCCACTGTATTCACCACTGGTGAAGGATTCTTCGATGGACATGCCATCTGGAACCATCACGCCACCCGGAATTGCCATACCGGCAGTCGGCGCGTATTCCCAGGGATCGCCACCAGTGCCAAAGGCGTCATCCATATCGTCTGGATAGGCCAGGGCCAACTCGGCACAGGTCGCGGAAGAATCCACGTCCAGCTCGTAGTCCACTTCCATGGCACCGGCACAGATGAAATCTTCGGCATCAACACCGGCGAAATATGCGTCCAGGTCTTCCTGGTAGTAGCTTGCACCCAGAACCCAGTTGAACGGGCCACTATTGTCAGAGGTCAGACGGAATTCCTGGCTGAAGAAGTCGCCACTCTGATCGCGAACGAAAGTATCGATGGTGTCTGCAGTGCCGTCGAAATCTTCGATGTAGGTGTAGTTGTGGGTCTTGTAACCGGTGATGGAGGTAAGCGTCAGCGCATCCATCTGGTGTTCGATGGTGAGAATCGCATCAGCAATTTCTGATTGGTCAGTGCCCTGCTGGTCGTTGTAAACCTCGTCGTAGGCGCCATCCGTTTCCAGTGCGCGGTAGATGGTACCGTCACTGATACGGTCTTCGTACTGGCCCATCAAAGTAACAGTGGTATCAGTGAAGCCACTGTAAACAGCAGTAAAACGCATGGCGTCTGCTTCACTGGCACCCAGGTCACGGCCACCGGAAAGGTTTTTCACGTGACCATCTTCTTCTTGATGAATACCCGCAATGCGCAGCGCAAAGTCTTCGCTCACCGGCACATCCACGGTGCCTTCGAAGTCCAGGCGACCGTACTGACCAGCGCTAACGGATACATCACCGCCAAAAACGTCACCAGGCTTCTGGGTCGTCATAGCGATCGCGCCAGAAGCGGTGTTGCGGCCGAAGAGCGTGCCCTGCGGGCCTTTTACCACTTCCACACGTTCCAGGTCATACATGGTAGGCGCAGCACCGGAACGACTCTGGTAAACGCCATCGAGGAAAACGCCCAGTGCGGGGTCACTGCCGGAACCAAAACCGTTGTTGTTTACACCACGTACGGAAACGGAATCGAAGAACCCATCGGTGGTCTCACCGGAAATCCCCGGAGTAATGGCAAACAGGTCTTTGAAATCACTCAGGTTAGAGTTCTTGATGGTTTCGCCAGAAAAGGCGCTGACAGACATGGGAACGTCTTTCAGGGACTCCGCACGCATCTGTGCAGTTACCGTTACTTCTTCGATCTCTGCGGCCACCGCGCCGGCACCGACGGTAAAAACTACCGCGCCGATGGTGGAGGCAAGCAGGTTCTTTTTGGCCATGAAAGACCGGTCTGATAGCGTCATCGTTACTCCCCGTGGGTTATTTTTGTCGGGTTTATGCCCATAGATACCGCTCGGACGGACCCAGTGCTTGTAAACTGATCGGTCTGTTATTTCATAAACCGAACAATTCTTCAACTTTTATTTATACCCGTAGCCCTGCCTAAGCATGGCAATAACGACACAGGATTCTGCTGTGTCGCAACGGCCACAAAGCAAAGAAATCGAGTAAGTCTACCGGCCTAACTTGTCCATCATGCTGTAGTACAGCATGCCAGCGACCAGTCCCGGCCAACGCAACAAGGTGCCACCTGGGAACCTAGGCGTCGGAATGCGCGACAATATATCAAATCTCTCCTCGGTGCCCGCAATAACTTCCGAAAGAATTTTACCGGCGAAGGTGGCCGTGGGGACACCGTGACCAGAATACCCCTGGCTGTAATACACATTGGGCTCCAGGCGACCGATGCTCGGCATGCGATTCATGGTGATCGCAAGGGTACCGCCCCACCCGTAATCGATACGGGTATCCTCGAGTTGAGGGTAAATTTCGAGCATGTACTTGCGCACGAACCCCCGGATATCCTGAGGAAAGCGCGACGTATAGTTTTCTCCGCCTCCAAACACCAGTCGATTATCACCGGACAACTTCCAATAATTGATCACAAACAGTGTGTCTTGTAGCGCGTAGTCGTTCGCGATCAATTCTTGTGCCAACCCCTCGCTCAATGGCTCTGTGGCCAACACAAAGTTGTTGATGGGCATGATGCGCCCGGCCATGCGTGGCTCCAGGCCGCCCAAATAACCATTGCAGGCCAGGACCACATTCTTGGCGTACACCCGCCCACCGGAGGTGCTGACAACGCAAGGGCTGCCACCGTGATAACTGGTAACACGGCTGTGTTCATAGAATTGCACGCCGGCCGCAGCAGCCGCGTCGGCGAGACCGAGGGCGAAATTAAGTGGGTGAAGATGCAGTGACCCACTATCCACCTGGCCACCGTGAAACCGCTCAGACCCTACCAGTTTGCCAACCTCATGACGGTCGGCATAACGGATCTGGTCATAGCCATAGCGTTCGTTGAGCAGTTCAACCTCATCTTTCAGTTCATCATCGTGACTCGCTTTGGCGGCCAAGTGCATGATGCCCCGCTTTAGGTCACATTTGATGTCGTGCTTGTTGATCAGTGACTCGACCAGCTGCACGGCCTCCACACCCATGCCCCAAAGGACCTTGGCCGTGTCGAGACCAAGCATCTTCTCAAGATCCTCCTGCCCCTTGCGCTGCCCTACTCCCACGTGGCCGCCGTTACGCCCAGAGGCGCCCCAGCCGATACGCTCGGCCTCAAGCACAACAACTTTGTAGCCGC includes these proteins:
- a CDS encoding 5'-nucleotidase, which produces MTNTQYPTGKPHPNRLIIAISSRVLFDLRESHQIFEEQGVEAFSAYQVERENDILPKGEAFSLVEKFLQINERLPGEPRVEVILLSRNSADTGLRVFNSIEHYGLNISRAAFCNGGSPYRYISPFGCHLFLSTDGEDVRRALEQGVAAATLIPGGARERGDEVLRFAFDGDAVLFSDEAEQIFKRDGLDAFTSAERASAKKPLQGGPFKGFLETLQQLQAEFDPEDCPIRTALVTARSAPAHERVIRTLRAWNIRIDESMFLGGLPKGEFLRAFGADVFFDDQPVHCASASAHVATGHVPHGIANQGK
- a CDS encoding TetR/AcrR family transcriptional regulator, whose protein sequence is MEVSSSDNQRRRNQLSPRREPVQARARERARQILDTTGYLLERVGLNDLTTILIAKELGVSVGSVYHYFPNKHAILYAMGEQWLASLTERLNELAASHLERLSLREFLDELLSRWLSVYREQRGLLPLVQAMWGVPELHELDERHDELVINHLMRMFDRLGFTCPPNESNRLARATLETCHAMLLVVVNQAGVRSERTREDLLNMLMVLLEPHRNDERPSGLDDIEAP
- a CDS encoding TonB-dependent receptor — encoded protein: MTLSDRSFMAKKNLLASTIGAVVFTVGAGAVAAEIEEVTVTAQMRAESLKDVPMSVSAFSGETIKNSNLSDFKDLFAITPGISGETTDGFFDSVSVRGVNNNGFGSGSDPALGVFLDGVYQSRSGAAPTMYDLERVEVVKGPQGTLFGRNTASGAIAMTTQKPGDVFGGDVSVSAGQYGRLDFEGTVDVPVSEDFALRIAGIHQEEDGHVKNLSGGRDLGASEADAMRFTAVYSGFTDTTVTLMGQYEDRISDGTIYRALETDGAYDEVYNDQQGTDQSEIADAILTIEHQMDALTLTSITGYKTHNYTYIEDFDGTADTIDTFVRDQSGDFFSQEFRLTSDNSGPFNWVLGASYYQEDLDAYFAGVDAEDFICAGAMEVDYELDVDSSATCAELALAYPDDMDDAFGTGGDPWEYAPTAGMAIPGGVMVPDGMSIEESFTSGEYSGWGIFANTTFDLTEATSLGLGIRYTSDRKIYTVDSPWPDTWTGGWNYQAMFTEGPITGDDTWTNLSGRATLNHDFSDSVTGYASVATGYKSGGFDYLTYRVTDPAFAQDQDAWLEEYEWTVDSSNAEPNGFDEEQVLSYELGVKARLLDNRLHLNAAAFQYTYDNLQQAFFIGAAAVTRNVGESEGQGLEVDARWLLTDNLDLYMGMAWLNTDFRGAPEELCEGCDGNKMAFSPEFSSATMLTYTTDLGFGSLALTGEYNYTAEQFSNLDNTEEVKLDSRSIFNVRATITAPSENLSAGIYVENLTGEEYYHWGYAEADYNLPATMTDPSRGRVAGVNVNYRF
- a CDS encoding NAD(P)/FAD-dependent oxidoreductase translates to MTASGSVSKLLGHTDSYYAASANPTGDHPRLQGDVEADVCIIGAGYTGLSSALHLAERGYKVVVLEAERIGWGASGRNGGHVGVGQRKGQEDLEKMLGLDTAKVLWGMGVEAVQLVESLINKHDIKCDLKRGIMHLAAKASHDDELKDEVELLNERYGYDQIRYADRHEVGKLVGSERFHGGQVDSGSLHLHPLNFALGLADAAAAAGVQFYEHSRVTSYHGGSPCVVSTSGGRVYAKNVVLACNGYLGGLEPRMAGRIMPINNFVLATEPLSEGLAQELIANDYALQDTLFVINYWKLSGDNRLVFGGGENYTSRFPQDIRGFVRKYMLEIYPQLEDTRIDYGWGGTLAITMNRMPSIGRLEPNVYYSQGYSGHGVPTATFAGKILSEVIAGTEERFDILSRIPTPRFPGGTLLRWPGLVAGMLYYSMMDKLGR